The nucleotide window GTTTCCGTAATTGGCACACCCTGCCTGGTCAGACGAGTTGCTGTGATATTGTAAACCGGAAAAGATGCTCTCAAGTAATCCGGCGGCGTTTTGTATCCGTGGATTTCTTCATACGCTGCCCAGACCTGGTCGCGATATTTTGCAGTGAAGTCCCGCCGCACAGCAGCCAGTTTGTTGCTTCTCTCTGAACTCGCAGTCATTCGATGCACGCATGCCCGCACTCCCAACCGATGTGTGCCTCGTTCAACGCCGATGTCACCTAAGCAGCCTGCCTAGACGCGACACACCTAATTCTCTTGCCGTTTGTTCACTAACCATTACCACAACCCATCCATCTCAGCCATAGCAGCTTCTTCATCTGCGAACTCTTCTACCGCGCCAGGGTTTACGGCGGGGTCCTGTGTCTTGGTTGTAATATTCGCCTCCGCCATCAGCGCATCGAGATCCTCGCCATCCGATTCTTCGTGGGACGGCCTGAATCTCTCCTTAACCTGTTGCCTTGGGGTGGCATCGTACAAgtcatcttcttctggtACGTCCCCCCCTTCCGGTGTTCTTGATCGTGGTAGTGGTTGTTGCCCAGTACTTGTTGATTGGGCGGGCGCCAAAGGTATATTGTCATTCTGCTGAGCCATTGTCTGGGCTTGTCCTTTTATATTGTCCTCATCTACTTTCCAGGGTTTGGGTTTGCCCTCGTTAATCCAGTCCATCCGCTTGAGTGCAATCTGCTTCTTGTGGCCGGCTTTTTCGACCATGGCCAGAGCGTCGAGGAACTTAGCTTTCGGAAAGAGGTCGTCTAGCCAGAGCTGGTAGAAGGTCAAAAGACGAGCAGCATCGGAGAACTAGGGGCAAGAAATTAGTGTTTCGTGGGCTAACACGCTGGCTAAGACGCCTACCTCATTCCCCTTGCCCTTAAACTCAAGCTTCGCGGCGCGTTTCCGAAGCTTGGGGATTCCATTCTCTGACAGCAACCTGTATCAATGATGAGTTGTTGGGTCATATTGGAACAGAAACCATGAGTCACCCACCGAGCCTCATCCAACTTCACTCGCGGTACTCTTGCTCGCTTTACTACCTCGACCTCTTCGTCAAGTCCCAATGCTTctgccttctt belongs to Colletotrichum higginsianum IMI 349063 chromosome 5, whole genome shotgun sequence and includes:
- a CDS encoding Chromosome segregation in meiosis protein 3; protein product: MARRVIDPSTISPSTQLHSRSFPKLPDRHSEEVTMDSRAIPEYDDLDNYNVDDIDDPFRSPPPEAKNSSTNKRKKAEALGLDEEVEVVKRARVPRVKLDEARLLSENGIPKLRKRAAKLEFKGKGNEFSDAARLLTFYQLWLDDLFPKAKFLDALAMVEKAGHKKQIALKRMDWINEGKPKPWKVDEDNIKGQAQTMAQQNDNIPLAPAQSTSTGQQPLPRSRTPEGGDVPEEDDLYDATPRQQVKERFRPSHEESDGEDLDALMAEANITTKTQDPAVNPGAVEEFADEEAAMAEMDGLW